One Kribbella sp. NBC_00662 genomic region harbors:
- a CDS encoding GAP family protein, producing the protein MWPVVGAVLPQAMAIALSPVPMICIVLVLLSDRPVRAGLCFAVGWVGALSIAVGLVAWLTDTVAEGHEESARDGVDVVQLAIGVLFGVLAVRYWRKRPEPGTTPPRPAIVDRMATLSAPGLVVAGAAAALANVKNLPLVLSAGSLLGGAGLSSVELTAAAAIFVVAASLTVLGPLLAVVVVGPDRSARGLRSVEAWLLANLNTLTVVLLAVLSTVLIGKGLDLFR; encoded by the coding sequence GTGTGGCCCGTTGTCGGTGCGGTCCTGCCGCAGGCGATGGCGATTGCGCTGAGTCCGGTGCCGATGATCTGCATCGTGCTCGTGCTGCTGTCCGACCGGCCGGTCCGCGCCGGGCTGTGCTTCGCGGTCGGATGGGTCGGGGCCCTGTCGATCGCTGTCGGGCTGGTCGCGTGGCTCACGGACACGGTCGCGGAAGGGCACGAGGAGTCCGCACGTGACGGAGTCGACGTCGTACAACTGGCGATCGGCGTACTGTTCGGCGTCCTTGCCGTCCGCTACTGGCGGAAGCGTCCGGAGCCCGGGACGACTCCGCCGCGGCCGGCGATCGTCGATCGGATGGCGACCCTGTCCGCGCCAGGGCTCGTGGTCGCCGGGGCCGCGGCGGCACTGGCCAACGTGAAGAACCTTCCGCTGGTCCTGAGCGCCGGGAGCCTGCTGGGCGGCGCCGGTCTCTCGTCGGTCGAGTTGACTGCCGCCGCGGCGATCTTCGTCGTCGCGGCGTCGTTGACGGTGCTCGGTCCGCTGCTGGCCGTCGTAGTCGTCGGACCGGACCGTTCGGCGCGCGGCCTGAGGTCGGTCGAGGCATGGTTGCTTGCCAACCTGAACACGCTCACCGTCGTCCTGCTGGCGGTCCTGTCGACCGTTCTCATCGGCAAGGGCCTCGATCTGTTCCGCTGA